In the genome of Parasteatoda tepidariorum isolate YZ-2023 chromosome 10, CAS_Ptep_4.0, whole genome shotgun sequence, the window TTGGCATCCAGAAGAAGCACCTCCATATGAACATACTAAagtaatcttttttcttcttatcaaaatgtattttttatttattattgttattatttttggttttattagtaTTGACTTGAAAACCACTACTCTCTAAAATAGAAAGAATaagaatctaaataaaatagaatttcaaaactgTGATGTACATTGCAAAACAGTTTAAGTACCTTTTCAGCAATCTATATtatgccggccaggtggccgagcggtcaGAGTGCCTGATTGCGAAGCCAATGGttgcgggtttgaatcccgcttagggcatggatgtttctctgtgtgatgtgtgaatgtggcccaccctataaacgggtatctgtggcgtgggtaatgttgctcgcctccatgacttaggttcacaggtgcccaccgGGTAACCTTAAATAAGCAACACTTCATGCATCTTCCGCGGCGAAGAACGAAATTTCTGTGCCAACcatagaaaagaagaaaaaaactcttttattagCAGaactattaattcaattttcttgcAGAACAACTTATGTccaagttttgataaaaatttgttttattgttaatttttggtagatattttgatatttaatctTTGAATTTGAAAGAAGCTTGATTCATTTATGAATtagtaatagttttaaaaatatgtataaatgcacttctttttttatcagaaccatttgttattaattatttacaccACATGACATTAATTAGTTACACTTTAGCACACATTTTCTCTTTGTTTGGGAATTGAGGTTGTTTACTCAGCCTCCAAAGCccctaaaaatattatctttaagtATTTAGCCAAGCTTTTAAAGCTGTTATAAATCAATTTGTTGCAGCTGTTTTTTCCTACTCAGTctgaatgaaacaatttttgagcatgaaaattgaatttattttgaacatgaTTAAAGTATACAATTTACTTGTCGAACGGATAGCTTTATGTAATGCAGTAAACTGTggtaaatgtataaaaaattagtctgatctaaatcattaatttataagttttatttttatggtgatTCATCTTGAAACATGGTCtaattaagttgaaataaaatattattactgttaaaatatctgaaacatTAATATCCTAAATATTAAGAACAGGGCTATGATTTTGATTAATCTCTTAGTATGTTATAAGTTATATtatcgaaacaaaattttattttctaagcaatgattatgtatttaaaataatttttaacaattctatCTTATGTtactaaagttttaattttatttgtttatagcCATTGCCTGATATAGCTCCTGAATTTCGTGAGGTAAAATGATCATTTTTGTCTATCTATTTACTGTCATTATTagttgatatatttattatttctaagataattttagaaaaaaataatatttattttttaactatttactgtcattattattttaagtatatatatgtactgtttctaagataattttagaaaaaaatatttatttttttatttgacgaaaaaatactgttaaattgtgaaatagtcctttttgttatttttaacttttattattattggtaaattatacagatttttagtctgaatagtttatttaatttttttttgttaaaatatttcctatcaattcttttaatttgattattttctctctttcattaaaagtggaaattttaaagttagtgACTAGACGTTACATTTTTGCTCTATTATCGAGCATTGTGGCTTGCAAACAGTattgaagcaagaaaaatattccaataattaaacataatgaaataaaattttgaatgaagtttTGTTCTTGACAAATATATTGATATcatgtatgtaaaattatataacttcTAGCATATAATTACCTAAAACTGTTTATAGCTGAATGtaatattctgtaaaaatattttacgttagattttaaatgttattttgagtgtgttaggaaaatattttcttagttttaactttataaagtacaaaaataatgactttatccacattttctattttataaaatttttatagttgtcGGAAAAAATATGCACtatattatttatgttgtttttgtattataaataacaaattctcaaatgaataagatttttaacGAGAGGaatgatatattaaattaacCAGTTAGTGTCCATAGTTCCATTTAgagataaatcttaaaatacagCACATGCTTTTAtgacttaaattatatttaagtattaaattatagttttagcATGCTAAAGTTCATAGTATAGATGAATCTGATTaagcataaattatattaatcccaaaataaattgcatttagtgtgctttcttaaaaaagaaattagacaGCGCATATCAagttttcattctttaatttttaattttgatagttaTGGTCAgacttaaaatctttaaagaCATCATTTAAATGCACAGATGTTTTCctctgtaatatattttttagaactttaatgATTGGAACATTAGATTATGTCACCCATATAAAGTAGAAATTGCAAACTGTCCctgcatcaaaatttttttttatatctttggACACAAGCTGTTGTACTTTGGGacacaatttatatttcagacaacagtcatatattttaaactaattatgctaacaaattttttttttccttaaaaactgaattaacgaaatatttattggaaatgaataaagaatagaaaattcagttcaaacctaattttaaaaaaaactctcaatGTGGAAATGTGATGAACGGGACAAGCTTAAACaactaaagaattttaatttcgtatAGCATTTATTGCAAGAggaaaatgcatattaatatcAAGTCTTAAAGTCATGTTCTCTatttatgatataattattaGGTAGAGGTAGAATTGGAAACatgaaaattgaaactttttataaatattttttagaaattaaaaaattgcgtttGAGGAcacttatatattattatttagttataggACACAGaaactgttttataaaaattttacaaaaaaaaagttaaaatgaagtagaattattttcacttgactaaaacattctaaaaaatctTCTCTcctgtaactaaataaaattcatgtcaatatttttaggatttgatatttagaaaatgaaaatagaatgcttacaaaaatttacttcttagtgatgaaattttctttctctcaCAGTGATATTCCAAGGCTTTGGATGCAATTTTTTGTTGTGATATCACGTATTGGTTAGGtcataattagaaataataatgctTATGTTGTCATTAGGCTATAAGAAATTGTCACTGTCCGAAAGTACAACGCTCCTGCACgcctttttatttacaaactaaaAACGTGATTAagtatagttaattttttaagtaatttgcatttaataaatatcttagtttaaataaatatgaaaatactttttatgtgAATACAAATTAGGAGAATACTTTTTATGAGAATTTTAGATttcgatagttttttttttccaattaaaaaaagtttggctgattttttttatttaattttataaaacaactttGAGAGTCGgtatttaattgcttatttaatCTAGTTTTCAATAAACATGTTCcctaatatatttatagttgCGGAATTTATactgttatttttgttatgtatttaattttgtagatAAGTCAaattgtctcttttttttttaatggtttctaaaatgtataaatttttacttccataattttaattaaatatttgtaggGTGATTCGGTTTTAAAAGTGCAGTACAGACGTGACGCTAAAATTCGATTTCAGCCGGATGGACCTACTATGGAGGAATTAGCAAAGATGACTTATACCACAAAACATAGATGGTATCCaaagtatgtatatttttgcttgaattttaaattaaatgttatgtaTGTTTTCTTGCGGTTACTCTGTATGTATCTCAATGTATCTTCTTGTGGTTACTCTGTATGTATCTCAATGTATCTTCTTGTGGTTACTGTCTATGTATATCAATATAACATTCTATGATTGCACATCcttctttcaatattaaataattataaatctttttaagaattcatatttatttaatataattattttattgaatagtcAGTTTTAAATGtctgaatgaaaaaaagagcgtgaatacatttaaagtttttatttattttttataattatttatttactcacatttttgatattttcttttagcaatgaaaagaaatatttagatcCTGAACCAATCAATCGGGATGGAATTTGATACATTAAAAGGATAAttgtaaataacttcaaaatctgaattttattgtgtttatttaATGATGTATTCGCATGTTAATTCtttcataaaacatttagtaataaatGATTGTAAGTAGtctgattttgatttttcaaaaccgTCTATATATTTTGAACCTTAGGAAAGttagtgatttaaattttaatatcggggaaatttctcaaaaatgtacAGTAACCTAGTTAATCTGGTCCATTTGGGACTGTTACTCGATTGAAATACCAAAGACTCTGATTGTAATTGTATGTACATTTTGTCTCAACAGTGCTATGTAGTGATgcattagaattttaatgatagtttttttaagtgtaataaAGCAAAGAATACACTCGATTATTTCCT includes:
- the LOC107452176 gene encoding large ribosomal subunit protein mL42, whose product is MNRSVGILNSMSRIKKGIALSPDIWKFSYSVLSRLYSSDENRKSWTVLSNNGQIICCWHPEEAPPYEHTKPLPDIAPEFREGDSVLKVQYRRDAKIRFQPDGPTMEELAKMTYTTKHRWYPNNEKKYLDPEPINRDGI